In Arachis hypogaea cultivar Tifrunner chromosome 17, arahy.Tifrunner.gnm2.J5K5, whole genome shotgun sequence, a single window of DNA contains:
- the LOC112766656 gene encoding RING-H2 finger protein ATL43-like: MASSSFATFNLSFFSFLITFTFLLLANLSTVAYAVANQTRETPPPPPPPPPLDSQRTSSAFKPGMAVVVGILTTMFSLTFLLLLYIKHCNGGATDSTGATGTRYNYTSRAATFAGRKNSGIDRSIVESLPIFRFGSLRGQKEGLDCAICLAKFESSEVLRLLPKCKHAFHVECVDTWLDAHSTCPLCRHRVDPEDILLVEDNNAAAPVHPQSENEACSERYETRRVSGRHSWVGEKEGGFLEIIVENENETERRNAAPTSSFRRSLDSATCATTSKSNNNNNKKWLMRPRKDGMLLVKTTTHQEAEKEKERRSTGAERRLEHRIIVSPTPKQCGYDYNGLLRGQLQRWSDVQPSDLLYLTSEMIISKHNNGSGAEIGGNLVINTRSMSEITGLSRFVRNGNGNGSK, encoded by the coding sequence atggcttcttcttcttttgcaaCTTTCAACCTTTCATTCTTCTCGTTTTTAATAACATTCACTTTTCTTCTACTTGCTAACCTCAGCACTGTTGCATATGCAGTGGCTAATCAAACTAGAGAAACGCCGCCGCCGCCACCGCCACCACCGCCGCTGGATTCCCAAAGAACTTCATCCGCCTTCAAGCCAGGCATGGCGGTGGTAGTTGGCATATTAACCACCATGTTCTCTCTCacctttctcctcctcctctacaTCAAGCACTGCAACGGCGGCGCCACCGACTCCACCGGAGCTACCGGAACCCGCTACAATTACACCTCACGCGCGGCAACATTCGCCGGAAGAAAAAACTCCGGCATCGACCGTTCCATAGTGGAATCGCTTCCAATCTTCAGATTCGGATCCCTCCGGGGACAGAAAGAAGGACTCGATTGCGCGATTTGTCTCGCAAAATTCGAGTCCTCTGAAGTCCTCCGGCTCCTCCCGAAGTGCAAGCACGCGTTCCACGTGGAGTGCGTGGACACGTGGCTTGACGCGCACTCCACGTGTCCTTTGTGCCGGCATCGAGTGGATCCGGAGGACATTCTTCTGGTGGAAGATAACAATGCAGCCGCACCGGTGCACCCTCAGAGCGAGAACGAAGCGTGTTCGGAGAGGTACGAAACACGGCGAGTCTCCGGAAGGCACTCGTGGGTTGGTGAGAAAGAAGGAGGGTTCTTGGAGATCATTGTTGAGAACGAGAACGAAACAGAACGACGAAACGCAGCGCCAACGTCGTCGTTTAGGAGGTCGCTTGATAGTGCCACGTGTGCAACGACATCGaaatcgaataataataataacaagaagTGGTTAATGCGTCCAAGAAAAGACGGGATGCTGTTGGTGAAAACGACGACGCATCAGGAAgcggagaaagagaaagaaaggaggagcaCCGGTGCGGAACGGAGGTTGGAGCACAGGATAATTGTCTCTCCTACCCCTAAACAATGCGGTTACGATTATAATGGTTTGTTGCGAGGGCAGTTACAACGGTGGAGCGATGTTCAGCCGTCGGATCTACTTTACCTGACATCGGAGATGATAATAAGTAAGCATAATAACGGTAGTGGTGCTGAAATCGGGGGCAATTTGGTAATTAACACGAGGAGTATGTCTGAGATAACGGGATTGAGCAGGTTTGTGAGGAACGGTAACGGTAACGGTAGTAAGTAG